AAGCTGCAGGTACGTAGCAAAAGCCAAACtaccaaacaaagaaaaaaacaccAATATGGCAGCCTAGTACACAAAGATCTGGAATGGGGAACCCAAGTGTACACAATAAAAactagggaattttaacgaaaagctcccggtactgtttacttcaacaaaaaaccacatttttacactaaaaagtcaatcttggtactattcaccttaccctttattttgtcattttcgttataactcaaaattttcaaacccttttaattaattttcccaaaaaactAAGAACTAACCACTTAAAAAACAATCGTCACAATCTTAAAAAACAAGAAAGGCGGTGGATTGCACAAGGCTTTAACTAATGTGGGATTTGAGAGAGCAAGACTTGCACAATAATAATACTGTTTCTAAAAGAGGCTGTTTTCGCAATCCAAACCTGCGACTAACAAGTCGCTTGGGCCACTTCATAACCAACAAGTAGTTTTCACTTTCCAAATGGGAGCAAAGGTTGTAAATTTCTGTCAGGCAATGAAGCTACACCAACCATATAAAATGGAACAGCTGGATTGTGATACATATACCAAAAGTCTCTCAAAACTACAATCACTTAGGAACTGATAGAATCAAAAGCCTCTTTCAAAAGAATGTACTATAGTTTGATTCAATCACAAAGAATCAACTACACTCCTGCAACAATCATACTAGTAAGCCCTGGTTTGGTTTAGcttaacttttaaaaaaaagtgaGCATAAAAATACGTTGAAGCAttttaagtgtttggtaaacattttaaattagttttttttcaaaagttatgagtgaaaaaaaactaaaaaccagaAAGCAACTTCAACAAAACGGTTTAATTTGGTAAAACACTGGTGAAcagtaaaaaataaatgaacTTTTCAATTTCCAATCCTACCCTTCTCTTTCTATCATCAGTCGTGCCCTCCTCTTCTACCTCTCTCTCGCAACCTTCTCTGTTTCTCCAGAAAAGTGTTCCCGCAGAGGCTCGAGAAACCCTATCgaagctctctctcttccctttcgCTCCTCGCGTCCACATACCACTTAAACAACTTCAAGCCCCTGatctttaaaacaaaatttgaaataaattaaGGTTCTCTTTCATCATCAACAGCTAATCACTTCCCAAATCCCTCACCGCCGCTGCCCCACCATCCCAACCAGACCTGACCCAATCCCTCCCAATGCAGACCTGACCCAGTCCCTCCCAGCGCAGACCCAACTTAGAAACCGTCCTAAAGATTGAAcctgatttttcttttgatttctaCAAAATTTCAACTGGGTTATGATACCAATCCGTTGTAGTTatcaaatcccacaaaacaccATAAAAACAGAGAAATTCACCACCTTTAACCAGCGTGAATCCACGGAAAACCCACGAACTTTCGCGACCTACATTTGAAATTCGAACATATCGACTTTGAATTTGATGAAATAAGGTAGAGATTCGGACCAAGTAAGAGAGGATTCTAGAAGTATCAATTTTTGGGTCTTTGGTGGTCGGATAAGAGTGGCGTCGCGACGGCTGCGCCTTGGCTGCTGTTGCAGCGTGAAAGGGATAAAGGAGGCAGAACACGAGAATGTataagatgagagagagagatattaaTTTTTTGGGCACATCGAGGATTGTACCCTTCATTGTTATTTTACACAATCACAtgtttacataaaaatttattaaacattataataatattttttttcaaaaatatttttacaaaaaaaatttatcaaataatctTGTTGTTTTATTTCACAGTTATTTATTCTCATAACTTAAtaaaacaagtttttttttttttaacacagtATCACCAAACCGGCTCTAAACGAACAACTGCAGTTTAGTGGCCAAAAGAGACCTTAATTTCAACACCAATTCATGCTTCCTAGATACTAAGTTAAACCACACGCCCCTCGAATAGCTATTATAACAGAAAGTCAAAATGCTCAAAGGCTCAAAGCGAATATCATAATctgaacaaaataaataataaataataaaacaagAAGCACAATTATGCGAAACAATATTTTCTTGCATATCCCAAAagtttctcggcaaccaaacaggatCAAAGAAAGATAGAGGGATAAAACTGGCTCACCAGTGCTCAATCACAATGGTCCTCTTGTCCCACTCGTTGCCAGTATGCTTCGTAGCTTCTCCGTCGTCCTCCAGTTTCTCTTTCCTTTTCGCGTTCTTGTCCTCCAgtttctctttccctttctcgTTCTTGTTCTCCGCTTCGGCCTCTGCCTCGCTCTCGACGGAGTTCTCCTTCTCTTCCTTCACAGCCTCCCCTTCCGCTTCTTCCGCCGCCGGCTTCACCTTCTTGGCTGGCTCCTTTTTCTTCTGAGCTCCCTTGGCCTTCTTCCTCGCCGGCGCCACTGGCCGGGGCTCAGCCGAGCTCCCACTGGCAGCTGTCTGATTCAAACTCCGGGTCACTCGCTGAGCGGATCCCCCCCGAGCGGTGTCCCTAGCCACCAGCGCCTGCAACTGGGCGCCGACCCTTGCCACCTGCTCTTTCTCTTGCGCAGTCAGCTTGCGTTTCCTCGGCGCCATTCCCACAAAATCCAGAAACCCTAGCACGCTAACGTAGCTccgagggagggagagagagagagatgaaacgCTGCGTCTTAGCTTCACGCACGAGCAACGAAACGCGAAAACTGACTGAGTGAATCACTCTGGCTCAGGCTGGTGCAGTTTTGCACTTCTTGGTTCGCAGATAATATTTCAGTTTCCCGCGCTTTTGCTGATCGTGGATTTTAACAGACGGTGGGGAAGTGTTTATGGGGTGATGGATGAGTATGGGCCGTCGATTGAAGAGCGAGTACGGAGTCGCAGTGGGTTGTGAGACTTCGTGATGGGAATTGAAAAGGCCTTTCCGGGTCAACCACGTGTACATAATTCCTCGCTCTTCCGGACAGTTAAGGCCATCTCCACCGATCCAACGAGAGGGTTATAGAATCGAAAATAACTTGAAATAACATGAAAATCATCTCCAATTGAAGGCTAAGCCAAATGGGTCATGAGCACCACCTGGacaaaaaatgagaaaatgGCCAATCTGCTAACCCAACCCAACCAGCCCCAGACCGGGCCATTTACTGACTTCAACTAGCcgttatatttgattttttttttttacaatttttttttaaaataaaaattctatttctttttcctataacttcctaagtcattacAACATTAAgtaatatgaaacaacattaaacaatattaaacaacaataaataacattaagtaacattaaacaacatagaaattatacaacataaaattcgagacgtaaaattattgagattccaTCTCGAAAAATTATTGACAATCCATAATGTAAAATTATTGaggtaatttaatttaaataaccatagtaattcaattaaaataataaattatgtttggccctatagccccttcggttggagatggttttttgtcatAGAGTTATGTTTGGCATATGGCCCTCTGGcccctcgattggagatggtaagaaaaaTGGCATGATAGTATTcatgaaaatattaatttcttgaaggGCTATAGGGCCAAAGAAAGTCTTGGCCCTCCtttggttagagatggcctaagtggagagatttttcagtgtgaccggcaCACGAGATGTGTGTCCGGCACACGAGATGTgtgtgtttggacccaaatttacaccatcggcccgtgCAATCAAGGTCGTTAAGTGAGCATAGCTCCCAACCGTCGAATGGAaaaagtgaagataattttgttattattaaaggataatattatgatttttatcataataattatcttttaatatggATTATCTGCATCTTCTTAAACCAGATGAATAGAATGCGAATTATATCTCAAGCAAGTAGTACAGTTCGAATTGATTTGGGATGTCTGACGACACTTGGAAgctaaaaatgaatttgaaattcATTTGA
Above is a window of Malus sylvestris chromosome 15, drMalSylv7.2, whole genome shotgun sequence DNA encoding:
- the LOC126604328 gene encoding uncharacterized protein LOC126604328 isoform X2, with the translated sequence MAPRKRKLTAQEKEQVARVGAQLQALVARDTARGGSAQRVTRSLNQTAASGSSAEPRPVAPARKKAKGAQKKKEPAKKVKPAAEEAEGEAVKEEKENSVESEAEAEAENKNEKGKEKLEDKNAKRKEKLEDDGEATKHTGNEWDKRTIVIEHWQCKSFKTRADEVKDGLEKGVPGIKVLLNPDKPRKGCFEIREEGGETFISLLDMERPFSEMEELNMEEVIADIIEKIK
- the LOC126604328 gene encoding uncharacterized protein LOC126604328 isoform X1 codes for the protein MAPRKRKLTAQEKEQVARVGAQLQALVARDTARGGSAQRVTRSLNQTAASGSSAEPRPVAPARKKAKGAQKKKEPAKKVKPAAEEAEGEAVKEEKENSVESEAEAEAENKNEKGKEKLEDKNAKRKEKLEDDGEATKHTGNEWDKRTIVIEHCRQCKSFKTRADEVKDGLEKGVPGIKVLLNPDKPRKGCFEIREEGGETFISLLDMERPFSEMEELNMEEVIADIIEKIK